From one Caldithrix abyssi DSM 13497 genomic stretch:
- a CDS encoding Lon protease family protein has translation MLKKCLLSADQLKKDVSLAKIKFNTTKDIPPLDTVIGQERAVSSINFALQMDKSGYNLFVSGRYGSGRTTIVMDLVKRFARQGPPPQDCIIIYNFEAPDEPYAILMPPGEGRRFKNRFQKLIRNLRRDLLKSLESKQYDDERGKVVEKYQKKKQELLQTLEVEAHALDIQIQPSNMGFLTIPTKNGKPLNQEEFQLLPHEEREKITNNLAYVQKRIQEVVKNINILDRDLHDELEDLTQKTARFVVNNHFAHLLEKYHDFPEIKNYLHQAAEDIIKDVANFLGKSESESPLPLQQGPQIDKYQVNIVVDNTKHNGSPVVYETNPTYTNLFGRIEKKAYQGFVYTDYTMIKPGSLLNANGGYLVIDAEQLLKHPFAYESLKRSLRSGELRIEDFPELIGLATTTSLRPRPIPLKVKVILIGQAYLYRLLHSYDEEFGKIFKVRADFDVEVKETPTTVKQYVQFISRVVHEEKLRHFDRSGVEAIIEYAYRLADHKKRLSIRFAELVRIIRESSFWAAQKRHKLVSRQDVEMAIDNLIYRHNLIEEKIHEAIRERTINIDVTGFKVGEINGLAVYDVGDHVFGRPNRITINTYIGSRGIINIEREAKLSGKIHDKGVLILAGFFYEKFGNDMPLSFSASITFEQSYSGIDGDSASSAELYALISALSGVPINQGIAVTGSVNQKGEVQAIGGVNEKIEGFFKVCQSRGLNGQQGVIIPQANVKNLLLKDEVVEAVRAGKFHIWAVDNIEDGLYILTGQKCGLRHKDGSYTQNSIFEKVRQRLVEFARQTQAFRQQISEMSKKDQDDSEE, from the coding sequence ATGTTAAAAAAATGTCTTCTCAGCGCAGATCAATTAAAAAAAGATGTAAGCCTTGCAAAAATTAAATTTAACACCACTAAAGATATTCCCCCGCTGGATACGGTAATCGGCCAGGAACGGGCCGTCTCATCCATCAATTTTGCCCTGCAAATGGACAAAAGCGGCTACAATTTATTTGTTTCCGGTCGCTACGGTAGCGGTCGAACAACCATCGTAATGGATCTGGTTAAGCGTTTTGCGCGCCAGGGCCCGCCCCCTCAGGATTGCATAATCATTTACAATTTCGAAGCGCCGGACGAGCCTTACGCCATTTTGATGCCGCCGGGAGAAGGAAGGAGATTTAAAAACCGTTTTCAAAAATTAATTCGCAATTTGCGGCGAGACTTATTGAAATCGCTGGAATCCAAGCAATATGACGATGAGCGGGGCAAGGTGGTCGAAAAATATCAGAAAAAAAAGCAGGAGCTGCTGCAAACCCTGGAAGTAGAAGCCCACGCGCTGGATATTCAAATTCAGCCTTCCAATATGGGTTTTTTAACCATTCCAACTAAAAACGGCAAGCCCCTGAATCAGGAAGAATTCCAGTTATTGCCACACGAAGAACGGGAAAAAATCACCAACAACCTGGCCTATGTCCAAAAACGAATTCAGGAAGTGGTCAAAAACATCAATATTCTCGACCGCGACCTGCACGATGAATTAGAAGACCTGACGCAAAAAACAGCCCGCTTTGTGGTTAACAATCACTTTGCCCACCTGTTAGAAAAATATCATGACTTCCCGGAAATCAAAAACTACCTCCATCAGGCTGCGGAAGACATCATCAAAGATGTGGCCAATTTTCTGGGTAAAAGCGAAAGCGAGTCTCCCCTGCCGCTTCAACAGGGCCCACAGATCGACAAATATCAGGTCAATATCGTGGTGGATAACACCAAACACAATGGCTCGCCGGTGGTTTACGAAACCAACCCCACCTACACCAATCTATTTGGGCGCATTGAAAAAAAGGCTTATCAGGGGTTTGTTTACACCGACTACACAATGATTAAACCCGGTTCGCTGCTCAATGCCAACGGCGGCTATCTGGTGATTGATGCCGAACAACTTTTAAAACATCCATTTGCTTACGAATCGCTCAAAAGGAGCCTGCGTTCGGGTGAATTGCGGATTGAAGATTTTCCTGAACTAATCGGGCTGGCAACCACCACCTCGTTACGACCCAGGCCCATCCCCCTGAAGGTGAAGGTGATCTTAATCGGTCAGGCCTATTTGTATCGTTTACTGCATTCTTATGATGAAGAGTTCGGTAAAATTTTCAAAGTGCGCGCAGATTTTGACGTGGAAGTGAAAGAGACGCCCACCACGGTTAAGCAATACGTTCAATTCATCAGTCGCGTGGTTCATGAAGAAAAGCTGAGGCACTTTGATCGCAGCGGCGTGGAAGCCATCATCGAATACGCCTATCGGCTGGCCGATCACAAAAAGCGCCTGTCCATTCGCTTTGCGGAACTGGTGAGAATCATTCGAGAATCATCCTTCTGGGCGGCGCAAAAAAGGCATAAACTGGTTTCGCGCCAGGATGTGGAAATGGCTATCGACAACCTCATCTATCGCCATAATTTAATCGAAGAAAAAATTCATGAGGCCATCCGCGAACGCACCATCAATATCGATGTCACAGGTTTCAAGGTGGGCGAAATAAACGGCCTGGCGGTTTATGACGTGGGCGATCATGTATTCGGCCGTCCCAACCGCATTACCATTAACACCTACATCGGCTCACGCGGGATCATTAATATCGAACGGGAAGCCAAATTAAGCGGTAAAATCCACGACAAAGGCGTGCTTATTTTAGCCGGCTTTTTTTACGAAAAATTTGGCAACGACATGCCGCTCTCCTTTTCTGCCTCCATTACTTTTGAACAGAGCTATTCCGGTATTGACGGCGACAGCGCCTCTTCAGCTGAATTGTACGCCCTGATCAGCGCCCTTTCCGGCGTGCCTATCAATCAGGGCATCGCCGTTACCGGTTCGGTAAACCAGAAAGGAGAAGTACAGGCCATCGGCGGCGTCAACGAAAAGATCGAAGGTTTTTTTAAGGTTTGCCAGTCGCGCGGCTTGAACGGTCAGCAAGGCGTGATCATTCCTCAGGCCAATGTAAAAAATCTTTTGTTAAAAGATGAAGTCGTTGAAGCGGTAAGGGCCGGCAAATTTCATATCTGGGCGGTTGATAATATTGAGGACGGCCTTTACATCCTTACCGGCCAGAAATGCGGCTTACGTCATAAAGACGGATCGTACACACAAAACTCAATTTTTGAAAAAGTTCGCCAGCGCCTGGTGGAATTTGCCAGACAAACACAGGCCTTCCGCCAACAGATCAGCGAGATGAGCAAAAAAGACCAGGATGACAGTGAAGAGTGA
- a CDS encoding WG repeat-containing protein, which produces MRWILISLFLISALAAQNNDFRYRIVVDGKHGFIDSQGQVVIPPQFHECGQFNEGLARFRDYDQWGFINPQGKKVIPAQYDEALDFSDGLAAVRKGRFWGYINKNDSLVIPFMYTKALAFKEGLAPVRMGKKFLFMWINRGYGFINKKNETVIQPAYTFAYPFSDGLALVNFTKKFLGIIPLRVQRNFVDHSGNAIIKTAFQGISSFSEGMARFQEKGLIGFIDKSGNIAIEAQFDNASNFSEGLAAVRIGKTWGFINKTGRFVIPARYDYALSFSEDLAPVKQGSEWIFIDRAGTQAISQTFEACSPFRNGLALVRLNGKVAYIDKTGKLVWSN; this is translated from the coding sequence ATGAGATGGATTTTAATAAGCCTTTTTTTAATCTCTGCATTAGCGGCTCAGAATAATGATTTTCGTTACCGAATTGTAGTTGACGGCAAACATGGATTTATCGATAGCCAGGGGCAAGTAGTCATTCCGCCGCAGTTTCATGAGTGCGGTCAATTCAACGAAGGGCTGGCCCGTTTTCGTGATTATGACCAGTGGGGATTTATCAATCCTCAGGGCAAAAAAGTGATTCCTGCCCAATACGATGAAGCGCTCGATTTTTCTGATGGGCTGGCCGCCGTTCGTAAAGGTCGTTTCTGGGGATATATTAACAAAAACGATTCGTTGGTCATTCCGTTCATGTACACTAAAGCGCTCGCTTTTAAAGAGGGATTAGCGCCGGTAAGGATGGGGAAGAAGTTTCTTTTTATGTGGATTAATCGCGGCTATGGATTTATCAATAAAAAAAATGAAACGGTCATACAGCCGGCTTACACCTTTGCCTATCCTTTTTCCGATGGACTGGCTCTGGTCAATTTCACTAAAAAATTTCTTGGGATTATCCCGCTGCGTGTCCAGCGTAATTTTGTTGATCATAGTGGCAATGCGATTATCAAAACTGCCTTTCAGGGGATCAGTTCCTTTTCCGAAGGAATGGCCCGTTTTCAGGAAAAGGGCCTGATCGGGTTTATAGATAAGAGCGGCAATATTGCCATTGAAGCGCAATTCGACAACGCCTCCAACTTTTCCGAAGGGCTGGCCGCGGTTAGAATAGGCAAAACCTGGGGATTTATTAATAAAACGGGCCGCTTTGTTATTCCCGCTCGCTACGATTACGCGCTTTCATTTTCAGAAGACCTGGCGCCGGTTAAACAGGGAAGCGAGTGGATTTTTATCGACCGCGCTGGTACACAGGCCATTAGCCAGACTTTTGAAGCATGTTCCCCTTTCCGCAATGGGCTGGCCCTGGTACGGTTGAACGGCAAGGTGGCTTACATTGACAAAACGGGCAAACTGGTTTGGTCTAATTAG